One segment of Caldanaerobius polysaccharolyticus DSM 13641 DNA contains the following:
- the pepT gene encoding peptidase T, translating into MEKLIERFLKYVKYDTQSSEKSNTFPSTPGQISFAYDLAGELKEIGLHDVAVDENGYVTATLPSNTDKKVPAIGFIAHMDTSPDMSGKDVKPQIVKDYSGGDIVLNREKNIILSPVDFPELKKYAGHTLITTDGTTLLGADDKAGIAEIVTACEYLINHPEIKHGTIRIGFTPDEEVGKGVDKFDVKKFSAEFAYTVDGGGAAEIQYENFNAASATVTIKGLNVHPGSAKGKMKNSITIAMEYASKLPKGEVPEMTEGYQGYYHLNNIEGSVERTVLYYILRDFEEQGLANRKAMMNKVSEELNARYGPNTVHVELKDQYYNMKKIIEKNMYIVDIACDAMKSVGLKPQVVPIRGGTDGARLSYMGLPTPNIFTGGHNGHGKYEYAVVEEMKKAVETIVEIARLCAEKLGEKS; encoded by the coding sequence ATGGAAAAATTGATAGAGAGGTTTTTAAAATACGTCAAATACGATACCCAGTCTAGCGAAAAATCAAACACATTTCCAAGCACACCAGGTCAGATATCCTTTGCCTATGATCTCGCCGGAGAACTTAAGGAAATAGGGCTTCATGATGTGGCAGTAGATGAAAACGGCTACGTTACAGCAACCCTGCCCTCCAACACAGATAAGAAAGTACCTGCCATAGGGTTTATCGCTCACATGGACACAAGCCCTGATATGTCAGGAAAGGATGTAAAACCCCAAATCGTAAAGGATTACAGCGGTGGCGACATTGTTTTAAATAGAGAAAAGAACATTATACTGTCGCCCGTGGACTTTCCCGAGTTAAAAAAGTACGCAGGTCACACCCTTATCACAACTGATGGCACTACTCTCTTGGGCGCTGACGATAAGGCCGGTATCGCAGAAATCGTGACCGCCTGTGAATACCTTATAAACCATCCCGAAATAAAACACGGCACCATAAGGATAGGATTCACGCCAGATGAGGAAGTAGGCAAAGGCGTAGACAAATTTGACGTAAAAAAATTTAGCGCTGAATTTGCATACACCGTTGATGGAGGCGGTGCAGCTGAAATCCAATATGAAAACTTTAATGCGGCAAGTGCAACTGTCACGATAAAGGGGTTAAATGTTCATCCAGGCTCAGCAAAGGGCAAGATGAAAAACTCCATAACGATAGCTATGGAATACGCAAGTAAGCTGCCCAAAGGCGAAGTACCTGAGATGACAGAGGGGTACCAAGGATATTACCACCTCAATAACATAGAAGGCAGTGTAGAAAGAACAGTTTTGTATTATATACTAAGGGATTTTGAAGAACAAGGTCTCGCCAACAGAAAAGCGATGATGAACAAGGTATCTGAAGAGTTAAACGCAAGATACGGTCCCAATACTGTCCATGTAGAGTTAAAAGACCAGTATTACAACATGAAAAAAATCATCGAAAAAAACATGTACATTGTAGATATAGCCTGTGATGCCATGAAAAGCGTGGGATTAAAACCCCAGGTTGTGCCCATAAGAGGAGGAACAGATGGAGCCAGGCTTTCGTATATGGGACTTCCCACGCCGAATATCTTTACAGGGGGACATAACGGACATGGTAAATATGAGTACGCGGTTGTAGAAGAGATGAAAAAGGCGGTGGAAACCATTGTAGAAATCGCCAGATTGTGCGCTGAAAAGTTAGGTGAGAAATCTTAA
- a CDS encoding carbohydrate ABC transporter permease: protein MELNNSSVSIKPKYRNSRTRLSAKNLIPIVIMLAFLAVLSILALFPFYYLLIGSFKPATELFRNGLDMKINLNIMSFKNYASLFGEQGGLYLQWYKNSLLITFLGTVLTLILSSMVGYGLAMYQFKGRNLIFTLVLVIMMVPGEMLLLPLYKLIMSFHMINTYWGVILPGIVSPSAVFFFRQYAEGLSKGFMDAARIDGCTEFGIYWRIMAPLMLPAFGAMAILVALGNWNNFLWPLIVMRTDDMFTLPVGLMSLLTPYESNYSILLSGSVLSIIPIVILFLINQDAFMSGLTVGGIKG, encoded by the coding sequence ATGGAATTAAACAATTCTTCCGTGAGTATAAAACCGAAATACAGAAATTCCAGAACCAGGCTTTCTGCAAAAAATTTGATACCTATTGTTATTATGTTAGCTTTTCTTGCTGTTTTAAGTATTCTTGCGTTATTTCCGTTTTACTACTTGTTGATAGGGTCTTTTAAGCCGGCTACGGAGTTATTTCGCAATGGGTTAGATATGAAAATAAATTTAAATATAATGAGTTTTAAGAATTACGCAAGTTTATTTGGCGAACAAGGAGGACTATACCTACAGTGGTATAAAAATAGTTTATTAATAACTTTTTTGGGGACGGTACTGACATTGATCTTATCTTCTATGGTAGGATATGGATTAGCCATGTATCAATTTAAGGGAAGAAATCTTATATTTACATTAGTATTGGTTATCATGATGGTACCTGGTGAAATGTTATTGCTGCCTTTATACAAATTAATAATGTCTTTTCATATGATTAATACATACTGGGGAGTAATATTACCGGGAATAGTATCTCCTTCTGCAGTATTCTTTTTTAGACAGTATGCAGAAGGACTGTCAAAGGGTTTTATGGACGCAGCCAGAATAGATGGCTGTACTGAATTCGGGATTTATTGGAGAATCATGGCTCCGTTGATGCTTCCTGCATTTGGGGCGATGGCTATACTTGTGGCTTTAGGAAATTGGAATAACTTTTTATGGCCTTTGATTGTGATGCGAACTGACGATATGTTTACGCTTCCTGTAGGTTTAATGTCGCTGTTGACGCCATATGAGAGCAATTACAGTATATTGTTGTCAGGCTCGGTGTTGTCAATTATACCAATCGTTATATTGTTTTTGATAAATCAAGATGCTTTTATGTCAGGTTTAACTGTAGGTGGCATAAAAGGATAA
- a CDS encoding MarR family winged helix-turn-helix transcriptional regulator, with protein sequence MEEIKNGFKVLKMLKQILDIIKQEMKYQSQNIDITGPQSILMGVLAHYGEMKISDLSEKLGLSNSTVSGIINRLEKQGLVKRTRSAKDRRVIYVNVTPEFKRSFQKYFDEAEKRIEEIINSATPEELNTILDGLNTLKKVLDREKR encoded by the coding sequence ATGGAAGAAATAAAAAACGGCTTTAAAGTCCTTAAGATGTTAAAGCAGATATTAGACATTATAAAGCAGGAAATGAAGTATCAGAGCCAAAATATCGATATAACAGGGCCTCAGAGTATACTGATGGGCGTATTGGCTCATTATGGAGAGATGAAAATAAGTGATTTAAGCGAAAAACTTGGGCTGTCAAATAGTACCGTTTCAGGGATCATTAATAGGTTAGAAAAACAGGGCTTGGTTAAAAGGACCAGGAGCGCTAAGGATAGGAGGGTAATTTATGTAAATGTAACTCCAGAGTTTAAGAGAAGCTTTCAAAAATATTTCGACGAAGCGGAAAAAAGGATTGAAGAAATTATAAACAGTGCCACTCCTGAAGAATTAAACACTATACTTGATGGTCTAAATACGTTAAAGAAAGTACTAGATAGGGAAAAACGCTAA
- a CDS encoding carbohydrate ABC transporter permease — translation MLKGKSFLTDLLYSPKWAPYLFILPFVITFLLFFLYPTVSAFIMSFQNIMGPDQVKFVGLENYKSLLNYHFYRALWNNTRYTFWTLLILIPIPIILAICLNSEKLIGKKFFRAALFMPILTSAVVAGIVFRLIFGDTSIAPANALLAKFGLPPKTWLSDVNVAMFLLVLLATWRWTGVNIIYFLSGLQNIPKELYESAEIDGAGTISKFLYVTLPLLRPVIIYVLTISIYGGYAMFTETYIYWGTHSPEDAGLTIVAYLYQQAFENGNLGLGAAIGIVLLAIVLIVNIVQLGLFGLFKKEEA, via the coding sequence GTGTTGAAAGGGAAGAGCTTTTTGACGGATTTATTATATTCCCCTAAATGGGCTCCCTATCTTTTTATTTTACCGTTTGTGATTACGTTTCTATTGTTCTTTTTATATCCTACTGTAAGTGCTTTTATTATGAGTTTTCAAAATATAATGGGGCCTGACCAAGTCAAGTTTGTAGGATTGGAGAATTATAAAAGTCTTTTAAATTACCATTTTTATAGGGCATTATGGAATAATACGCGTTATACTTTTTGGACGTTGCTAATTTTGATTCCTATACCTATAATTTTGGCAATTTGTTTAAACTCTGAAAAATTAATAGGTAAAAAATTTTTTAGAGCAGCCCTTTTTATGCCTATACTCACTTCTGCTGTAGTTGCTGGCATAGTTTTTAGATTGATTTTTGGAGATACTTCTATTGCTCCTGCAAATGCGCTTTTAGCTAAATTTGGTTTGCCGCCAAAAACATGGTTGTCCGATGTGAATGTCGCGATGTTTCTTTTAGTATTACTGGCAACTTGGCGATGGACGGGAGTAAATATTATATACTTTTTATCAGGGTTACAAAACATACCAAAAGAATTATATGAATCAGCAGAAATAGATGGGGCAGGTACGATTTCTAAATTTTTATATGTGACATTACCACTTTTAAGGCCTGTGATTATTTATGTTTTAACTATCAGTATATATGGTGGATATGCTATGTTTACCGAAACTTATATTTACTGGGGAACGCATTCACCTGAAGACGCAGGATTGACAATTGTGGCTTATTTGTATCAACAAGCTTTTGAAAATGGAAACTTAGGATTGGGTGCAGCAATAGGTATAGTGTTGTTGGCAATAGTTTTAATAGTAAATATAGTTCAGCTGGGACTTTTTGGATTGTTTAAAAAGGAGGAAGCATAA
- the arfA gene encoding arabinosylfuranosidase ArfA: protein MDKKAKMILDKDYKIGDIDNRIYGSFIEHLGRAVYGGIYQPDHPEADDMGFRKDVIDLVKELKVPIVRYPGGNFVSGYNWEDGIGPKEKRPRRLELAWRSIETNEVGVNEFVQWAKRVNADVMMAVNLGTRGADEARNLVEYCNHPGGTYWSDLRKTHGYDEPHNIKVWCLGNEMDGPWQICHKTAQEYGRLACETAKVMKLVDPSIELVACGSSNSKMPTFGEWEATVLDYTYEYVDYVSLHTYYGNQEDDIGNYLAKSLDMDEFIKSVVSICDYIKAKKRSNKTINLSFDEWNVWFHSHEADKKVQPWTVAPPLLEDVYTFEDALLVGCMLITLLKHADRVKIACLAQLVNVIAPIMTDNNGGAWRQTIYYPYLHASNYGRGTSLKAVISSPVYDSKDFSDVPLLEAAAVLSESGNELTIFAVNRDQQDSLLLECEMRGFEGYRVIEHIVLENEDLKATNTKENPFNVVPHSNGKAAVEDGVVKASLPRLSWNVIRLTQRSSKSS, encoded by the coding sequence ATGGACAAAAAAGCAAAGATGATTTTAGACAAGGATTATAAAATTGGCGATATCGACAATCGCATATACGGTTCCTTTATTGAGCACCTGGGAAGGGCAGTATACGGGGGTATTTACCAGCCCGATCATCCCGAGGCAGACGATATGGGCTTTCGCAAGGACGTCATAGATCTAGTCAAAGAGCTAAAAGTGCCGATTGTGCGCTATCCCGGAGGAAACTTTGTCTCAGGCTACAATTGGGAAGACGGAATAGGGCCAAAAGAAAAAAGACCCCGCAGGTTAGAGCTGGCGTGGAGATCCATCGAGACCAACGAAGTAGGCGTCAATGAATTTGTGCAGTGGGCAAAGCGCGTCAATGCTGATGTGATGATGGCAGTGAATCTGGGTACACGGGGAGCGGATGAGGCGCGCAATCTGGTGGAATATTGCAATCACCCTGGTGGGACCTATTGGAGTGATCTCAGGAAAACCCACGGATACGACGAACCCCATAACATAAAGGTATGGTGTTTGGGCAATGAGATGGATGGCCCATGGCAGATATGCCATAAAACCGCTCAGGAATACGGCCGTCTTGCGTGTGAGACCGCAAAGGTTATGAAACTGGTGGACCCTTCCATAGAGCTGGTAGCCTGCGGCAGCTCCAACAGCAAAATGCCCACGTTTGGAGAGTGGGAAGCGACGGTCCTTGATTACACCTATGAATACGTGGACTATGTTTCGCTGCACACATACTACGGCAATCAGGAAGACGATATAGGCAATTATTTAGCCAAGTCACTGGATATGGATGAGTTTATAAAATCAGTGGTATCTATTTGCGATTACATAAAAGCAAAAAAGAGGAGCAACAAGACAATCAATCTGTCCTTTGACGAGTGGAATGTATGGTTCCATTCCCACGAAGCTGACAAAAAGGTACAGCCGTGGACCGTAGCACCACCGCTTCTGGAGGACGTGTACACCTTTGAGGACGCGCTGCTTGTAGGCTGCATGCTGATAACCCTGCTAAAACACGCAGATAGAGTAAAGATAGCCTGCCTGGCGCAGCTTGTAAATGTGATCGCGCCTATAATGACGGACAACAACGGAGGAGCATGGCGTCAGACCATTTACTATCCTTATCTCCACGCATCCAATTACGGCAGAGGCACGTCGTTGAAAGCCGTCATTTCATCTCCGGTATATGACAGCAAAGATTTTAGTGATGTGCCGTTGCTGGAGGCGGCGGCTGTGTTAAGCGAAAGCGGCAATGAGCTTACGATATTTGCGGTAAATAGAGATCAACAGGATTCTTTGCTGTTAGAGTGCGAGATGAGGGGTTTTGAAGGTTATAGGGTGATAGAGCACATAGTGCTTGAGAATGAGGATCTTAAGGCTACCAATACAAAGGAGAATCCGTTTAACGTCGTACCCCATAGCAATGGCAAGGCGGCAGTCGAGGATGGGGTAGTAAAAGCATCTTTACCCAGGTTATCCTGGAATGTCATTCGCCTGACGCAGAGGTCGTCAAAATCCTCTTGA
- a CDS encoding MarR family winged helix-turn-helix transcriptional regulator gives MQDIQEELRDMFLFFPIRLHRFINYIFSFLDEGFSKDLGVLMVLDKYGPMPISRIGNIISVRKSNMTPIIDYLEDLGYVKRNLSSEDRRKIYIEITDEGKMYLENKLDVIDKLIKEKCSNLNDEEIREAIEAVKTITCLIEKIVGPSLHH, from the coding sequence ATGCAAGATATACAAGAAGAATTAAGGGATATGTTCTTATTTTTTCCCATAAGGCTGCACAGGTTTATAAATTACATCTTTAGTTTTTTAGACGAGGGTTTCTCAAAAGATCTGGGCGTGCTGATGGTACTGGATAAATATGGTCCTATGCCTATATCCAGGATAGGAAATATCATTTCGGTAAGAAAATCTAATATGACCCCTATAATAGATTATCTTGAGGACCTGGGATACGTTAAAAGGAATTTGTCCAGTGAGGACCGCAGAAAGATTTACATAGAGATAACCGATGAAGGCAAGATGTACCTGGAAAACAAATTAGACGTAATAGATAAACTTATAAAGGAAAAATGCTCAAACCTAAATGATGAAGAGATAAGGGAAGCTATTGAAGCAGTAAAAACCATAACGTGTCTTATAGAAAAGATAGTAGGACCTTCCCTTCACCATTAA
- a CDS encoding ABC transporter ATP-binding protein produces MLKLAKYLKPYTAMIIMAIIFIFVQAMSDLSLPDYMSNIVNKGIQQGGIVNAVPKAVRKSQMDKLILFMSPEDKAEVLKDYALVDKSSADYNKYVKDYPVLSKEPVYVLRDIDKSEIDRINLPMGKAFLAVAGIEKAKANAKGGVIEFNGRKIPANVNLFDMIAKMPEAQLLQLRDEMNKKFTSLGDNMVIQAATSAVKAEYAALGVNTDKIQNGYIINTGVIMLLITLLSAVSTVVVGFFAAKVAAGLARDLRKYLFTKVQNFSNAEFDKFSTASLITRTTNDVTQIQMLVVIMMRMVFYAPIMGIGGVFRALAKSTSMSWIIALAVIVLLGLISVLFSIAMPRFMLMQKLIDRLNLVTRENLSGIMVIRAFNNQNFEESRFDNANTDITKVGLFVNRAMAIMFPSMMFIMNGVTLLIVWIGAHQIQNSSMQVGDMMAFMQYAIQIIFAFLMLSMLFIMIPRASVSAQRIAEILETEPSIVDPENPKHFDKNMAGTIEFRNVSFRYPGADEDALKNISFKVLPGQTTAIIGRTGSGKTTLVNLILRFYDATSGEVLIDGINVRDVTQHELRSKIGYVPQKSWLFSGTIKSNLKYGNESASDEEVREAAQIAQAMEFINEKPKRLDSEIAQGGTNVSGGQKQRLSIARALVKKPEIYIFDESFSALDFKTEAALRKAIKERLGSSTVLMVSQRISTIANADQIIVLEDGKIVGIGKHKELLESCDTYREIALSQLSKEEMA; encoded by the coding sequence ATGTTAAAACTAGCAAAGTATCTAAAACCGTATACAGCTATGATCATTATGGCGATAATTTTTATATTTGTTCAGGCGATGAGTGACCTTTCTCTGCCTGATTATATGTCAAACATTGTTAATAAAGGTATACAGCAAGGTGGTATCGTAAATGCCGTTCCTAAAGCTGTTAGGAAAAGCCAAATGGATAAGCTGATATTGTTTATGAGTCCAGAAGACAAAGCTGAGGTTTTAAAGGACTACGCGTTAGTGGATAAATCCAGTGCTGACTATAATAAATATGTCAAGGATTATCCTGTTCTCTCCAAAGAACCTGTTTATGTTCTTAGAGATATTGATAAATCAGAAATCGACAGAATAAACCTGCCGATGGGGAAGGCATTTCTTGCCGTTGCAGGCATTGAAAAAGCCAAAGCTAATGCAAAAGGTGGGGTAATTGAATTTAATGGCAGGAAAATACCAGCGAATGTAAATTTGTTTGATATGATAGCGAAAATGCCTGAGGCGCAACTTTTGCAGTTAAGAGATGAGATGAATAAAAAGTTTACATCTTTGGGTGACAACATGGTCATACAGGCCGCAACCAGCGCTGTAAAGGCTGAGTACGCTGCGCTTGGTGTAAATACAGATAAAATTCAAAACGGGTACATCATAAACACGGGTGTAATTATGCTTTTGATAACTTTGCTAAGTGCGGTAAGTACGGTTGTAGTTGGCTTTTTTGCGGCAAAGGTGGCGGCGGGGTTAGCCAGGGACTTGCGCAAATATTTATTTACAAAAGTCCAGAATTTCTCCAATGCGGAATTTGATAAATTCTCTACTGCATCCCTTATAACAAGGACTACAAATGATGTTACACAAATTCAAATGCTTGTTGTTATCATGATGAGAATGGTGTTTTACGCACCTATAATGGGCATTGGCGGAGTGTTTAGAGCCCTTGCCAAAAGCACGTCCATGTCGTGGATCATAGCGTTGGCTGTCATCGTGCTGTTGGGTTTGATATCAGTGTTGTTCTCTATTGCCATGCCAAGGTTTATGCTTATGCAAAAACTCATTGACAGGCTTAACCTGGTTACGCGCGAAAACCTTTCAGGCATAATGGTAATAAGAGCTTTTAATAATCAAAATTTTGAGGAGAGCCGCTTTGACAATGCAAATACAGATATTACAAAGGTAGGGCTTTTTGTAAACCGCGCTATGGCTATCATGTTTCCCTCTATGATGTTTATAATGAACGGAGTTACGCTTTTAATAGTATGGATTGGAGCACACCAGATTCAGAATTCAAGTATGCAGGTAGGAGACATGATGGCATTTATGCAATACGCCATACAAATTATTTTCGCATTCTTAATGTTGTCGATGTTGTTTATTATGATTCCAAGGGCGTCTGTATCCGCGCAGCGCATTGCTGAAATTTTAGAAACAGAGCCCTCTATTGTAGATCCAGAAAATCCAAAGCATTTTGATAAAAACATGGCAGGGACGATAGAGTTTAGAAATGTGTCGTTTAGGTATCCTGGTGCTGATGAAGATGCGTTGAAAAACATAAGTTTTAAAGTACTGCCGGGCCAGACGACAGCCATTATAGGGAGAACAGGCTCAGGAAAGACCACGCTTGTCAATTTAATCCTTCGCTTTTACGACGCAACGAGCGGTGAAGTGCTAATTGATGGAATAAATGTAAGAGATGTGACACAGCATGAACTTCGCAGTAAAATAGGTTATGTGCCCCAAAAAAGTTGGTTGTTTAGCGGTACTATTAAATCTAACTTAAAATATGGGAATGAAAGTGCATCCGACGAAGAGGTAAGGGAAGCTGCCCAAATAGCTCAGGCGATGGAATTTATTAATGAAAAGCCAAAGCGCCTTGACTCAGAGATTGCGCAAGGAGGAACTAACGTATCAGGTGGGCAAAAGCAGAGGTTGTCAATTGCACGGGCTCTTGTGAAAAAACCTGAAATATACATTTTTGATGAAAGTTTTTCTGCCCTTGATTTTAAAACAGAGGCGGCTTTAAGGAAAGCCATAAAGGAGCGTCTTGGTTCAAGCACGGTTTTGATGGTTTCGCAGCGCATTTCAACCATCGCTAATGCAGATCAAATAATTGTACTTGAAGACGGAAAGATTGTTGGTATAGGCAAGCATAAAGAACTTTTAGAAAGTTGTGATACTTACAGAGAAATAGCCTTATCGCAGCTTTCAAAGGAGGAAATGGCATGA
- a CDS encoding ABC transporter substrate-binding protein produces the protein MKKFLSIVLIFSILSMIVLAGCGQKGSTQATKQGGSSESKGPTKLTLWTFVGLHAQLYNDAAKRWNKEHPDQPIELKAVTYPYEDMHNKLLVALQSGVGAPDIADVEIGRFPQFLKGTPQLADLTDLVQSDKDKFIQSRLQIYSKDGKLYGMPTHGGSVMAFYNKELLDKAGIDPSKIVTWDDFVAAGKIVKAKTGKPMVALSQTAMWEFDTMIGQQGSDIFDENGNVILDSDVNVKTLQFMHDMIYKDQIAVVAPGGQVDTEQSYGWIDKGNVASVIMPFWYMSRFVSYMPDLKGKVLVAPVPVWKDGNKYPTIGLGGTGTVVPLQGKNVELAKKFLYFAKGTQEANLEIWNVLGFDPPRWDVWEQLANNPGDNKYTQYFVNGKDIFKILLSSTKGNVTSLRSTELNPTANDLLANQVLYKVLRTNKATPEQALKAAADELRKNKK, from the coding sequence ATGAAAAAGTTTTTAAGTATAGTGCTCATTTTTTCTATATTGTCAATGATAGTATTAGCTGGTTGCGGACAGAAGGGTTCGACGCAAGCAACTAAACAAGGAGGCAGTAGTGAAAGTAAAGGACCTACTAAATTAACTTTATGGACTTTTGTAGGTTTACATGCGCAGCTTTATAATGATGCTGCTAAAAGGTGGAATAAGGAGCATCCTGATCAACCTATAGAATTGAAAGCAGTTACTTATCCTTATGAAGATATGCACAATAAGTTGTTAGTGGCACTACAATCAGGAGTAGGTGCACCGGATATCGCTGATGTGGAAATTGGTAGATTCCCACAATTCTTAAAAGGTACACCGCAATTGGCGGATTTAACTGATCTTGTGCAAAGTGACAAGGACAAATTTATACAGTCCCGCTTGCAAATTTACAGCAAAGATGGTAAGCTCTATGGAATGCCAACCCATGGAGGCAGTGTAATGGCATTTTACAACAAAGAGCTTCTCGACAAAGCAGGAATTGATCCTAGTAAAATAGTAACATGGGATGATTTCGTGGCAGCAGGTAAAATTGTTAAAGCCAAAACAGGAAAGCCAATGGTAGCTCTTTCTCAGACTGCAATGTGGGAATTTGATACAATGATTGGACAGCAAGGGTCAGATATATTTGATGAAAATGGTAACGTTATTTTAGATAGCGATGTCAATGTGAAAACATTACAATTTATGCATGACATGATATATAAAGATCAGATAGCTGTTGTTGCTCCAGGAGGACAAGTTGATACCGAGCAGTCTTATGGATGGATTGATAAAGGAAATGTAGCGTCAGTAATAATGCCTTTCTGGTATATGAGTAGGTTTGTAAGTTATATGCCAGATTTGAAGGGTAAAGTACTTGTAGCCCCAGTTCCCGTTTGGAAAGACGGCAACAAATATCCTACGATTGGTCTTGGAGGTACAGGAACTGTAGTGCCATTACAAGGAAAAAATGTGGAGTTGGCAAAGAAATTTTTGTACTTTGCTAAGGGAACACAAGAAGCCAATCTTGAGATATGGAATGTATTAGGTTTTGATCCTCCGCGTTGGGATGTATGGGAACAACTTGCTAATAATCCTGGAGACAATAAATATACTCAGTATTTTGTCAACGGAAAAGATATATTCAAGATTCTTTTGTCGTCTACAAAAGGTAATGTTACTTCATTGAGAAGTACTGAATTGAATCCTACGGCCAATGATTTATTGGCAAATCAGGTATTATATAAAGTTTTAAGAACTAATAAAGCCACACCAGAACAGGCATTGAAAGCGGCAGCAGATGAACTGCGAAAAAATAAAAAATAA
- a CDS encoding efflux RND transporter periplasmic adaptor subunit, whose product MKRGALLFVITSLTVLTLIVSGCSAKKATVKNEIKTVKTAVAKKGSLELTADYPAVLTPYRQVMVFAKTPGKVARVNADVGDKVNAGDVLFALDTKDIDAQLNQAKVNVDLSESNLKRTKNSLFAQQLSQAQYGKKAAQLQYDEAKKAYDNVYALYKKGLASEKDVNEAKAKLDSAKIQLDSATDNLNALNSKVIPDAVDTAALQVKQAQAAENVLLLQKEGATVTAPISGVVESKSVEVGQMVSNSSPAYVIDDLTKLYAVASVPGTVAVKLREGQNVGVKLDLGDSEVQGIVHSVSPSADARSHLFTVKVLINNSDGKYKPGSFAKIPLPSEKADNCVLIPSDAIMVENGIQFVYTVENKKIKKVIVSTGISDGKNTQITSGLREGAVVVIEGQSFVAEGETVNTVR is encoded by the coding sequence ATGAAAAGAGGCGCACTTTTGTTTGTAATCACATCTTTGACGGTGTTAACGCTAATTGTCTCTGGCTGCAGTGCCAAAAAGGCGACGGTGAAAAATGAGATAAAGACAGTAAAAACGGCTGTTGCTAAAAAAGGTTCCCTGGAGCTGACGGCGGATTATCCCGCCGTACTGACGCCATACAGGCAGGTTATGGTGTTTGCCAAAACTCCCGGCAAGGTAGCACGGGTTAATGCCGATGTGGGCGATAAAGTCAATGCGGGCGACGTACTTTTTGCCCTTGATACAAAGGACATAGATGCCCAATTAAATCAGGCCAAGGTCAACGTGGACCTTAGCGAATCCAATCTTAAGAGGACAAAGAATTCCCTTTTTGCCCAGCAGCTATCCCAGGCTCAGTATGGCAAAAAGGCGGCACAGCTTCAGTACGATGAAGCTAAAAAGGCTTATGACAATGTGTATGCGCTATACAAAAAGGGGTTAGCGTCTGAAAAAGATGTAAATGAGGCAAAAGCAAAGCTTGACAGCGCCAAGATCCAACTTGACAGCGCCACGGATAACTTGAATGCGCTGAACTCTAAGGTCATACCCGATGCGGTGGATACAGCTGCTCTTCAGGTAAAACAAGCTCAGGCTGCAGAGAATGTGCTGCTTTTACAAAAAGAAGGTGCTACTGTGACAGCACCTATAAGCGGCGTAGTGGAGTCCAAGAGCGTGGAAGTTGGCCAGATGGTTTCCAATTCGTCGCCTGCTTACGTTATTGATGACTTGACCAAATTGTACGCCGTAGCTAGTGTACCTGGCACGGTAGCGGTTAAGCTCAGAGAGGGGCAAAATGTCGGTGTTAAATTAGATTTGGGCGATAGCGAGGTGCAGGGGATTGTGCATAGCGTATCCCCCAGTGCAGATGCCCGAAGCCATCTTTTTACCGTAAAAGTGTTGATAAATAACAGCGATGGAAAGTACAAACCCGGTTCTTTTGCAAAAATACCGTTGCCATCGGAGAAGGCAGACAACTGTGTGCTAATACCCAGCGATGCGATAATGGTAGAAAACGGAATACAGTTTGTCTATACGGTGGAAAATAAAAAAATCAAGAAAGTAATTGTGAGCACAGGGATATCTGATGGCAAGAATACGCAGATAACCTCTGGTTTGAGGGAAGGGGCTGTGGTCGTAATAGAGGGCCAGAGCTTTGTTGCTGAAGGCGAAACAGTAAATACTGTAAGATGA